The DNA sequence aggaggaggaggaggaggaggaggaggaagatggaagGCAGGATGAGGTGAGAAGACGTCAGCGCTGAGGAGAAGCACCCTCAGATGTAATCGCCTTCTGCTCAGAGAGGATAATGAAAACCCTCAGAGAGAAGAGGACGGGGCTGGAGGAAATGGTTTTCCATGGTCCAAGGATTGGATTTCTTCTAAACGGTCAGAGATGGAGGTCACATGTCCAAGGGATGAGGaggtggagaggaggaagaggaggtggagaggagagaggaagactTTAAGTCCTTAACTCTAAATGCCGAAGACAGTTGGTTTCTTTGTGGtctgaccttcctccacagcgctgcacaggaaggtctggctagtccacaccaCAATCCTGGATGGTGCTTAGCTCCAAACGCAGCAATGGTTGCTAATGCTAAGTAGCCTCCGGTAGGAATGTGTTTTGATGGAAAGTGCACGTAGGGAGGCGAGCTTTGGAATGAAAATGGCTGCCGAGTGTTTGATAAGAACAGAAAATCAATATATTTATGGATATAAATACATAGTTAAAGCTTGGAGGATGTTCAGTCACTTCTATCGTTATTTACGCCAACGCCAAcgcaaagaaagcagaaaaaaaacatgcggAACCGGAAGAAtcacataaataaaacaacatagaGTAGTTTCTGTGCTAGCAAAACAGCTcataactgttaaaaaaacatacaaaataatttagCATCTCTCCAGCGCTGtagagtaaggtctggctacaccacagatgcattctgggatgggagacaAAAAACCTGTGgtatattggcatttctttaaaccaatcccaattaTCTCGAACGCAGCGATGGTTGCTAATGCTGCTGAATAGTCTCATGTGTGTGCAGACTGCATCCGTTCTGCTTCTGAGGACCGATGTCTGAGGGAACAACGATGACAACCACTCAGGTTGAAAAACGGATGAAAGCCTCCAGAGGAATGTGTAAGCACAGCGTGACTCCGACCCTGAAGATGTGCAGCGTAAGCAGAAAGCATTTCCCCAAGACAGCTCGACCCACCGCACAGCTGCATGAATGCATGACGAGCAGCCGCTCATGGAAATATCCACATCCCCAAATCAATCATGTGCTGCCGAACGCCCCTCCGGCTCGTCCTGGAGACACACTCTCcaacacacactccaacacacactccaacacacactTGAAACACTCACTTGGTGGATCGATGAACTCGGGATAAAAATATTCTCTCGACAGCAGAGAGTCCCACGCTGCTGCAGCGGGAGAGTCGAGGGAAGTGGATCCGTGGACGTTTAGATTTTAGATGAAGTTGCATGATCAGCTGAGATAGAGTTTATCTTCTTCTTACTTCAACCCCGGTGTTGTCCTCCGCCGGgtcaacaacagacaaaaagttgacatttttgtccctttttcagacttggtttttagttttcactaacaccgccttactagttttactactttttggaattcatggtcaataaccctcgtTTATGCAGAATTATACATAATATGTGAGTTTAAAAAATTAGAAATTcagaattattttgactgatatttaaGATCAggggaatgaaagtgatcagttgtatttggaAAGCGGGTTACctgctggtagcatgcagctaaagacacaggttACTGTtagcttaccggctggtagcatgcagctaaagacacaggttACTGTTATCTTACCGGCTGGtggcatgcagctaaagacacaggttACTGTTAGCTTGccggctggtagcatgcagctaaagacacagggtaacgttagcttaccggcgggtagcatgcagctaaagacacaggttACTGTtagcttaccggctggtagcatgcagctaaagacacaggttACTGTTATCTTACCGGCTGGtggcatgcagctaaagacacagggtaacgttagcttaccggcgggtagcatgcagctaaagacacagggtaacgttagctCCTATGGAATTCCATGGTGCATTAAGGCGACCCTGCCaaactaatggtgcattcaattgAATATCGTAAACTGTGGTACCCTTCTCCCATCTAGTCCCTGTTGaaattttttattatatcatgGATTTGAAGAATCATGACAcccctgcagtgtgtgtgtgtgtgtgtgtgtgtgtgtgtgtgtgtgtacgcttATGCGATTACTCTCTGCAGAGATGGGGTCTGACATTTAACGATGTCACAGCGAAGCCCCGAGCACAACGGCTACTTTCTAACAGGATAACATCCTTATTTGTTATTggattattacacacacacacagacacacacacacacacacacacacacacacacacacacacgcatttattctctttctttACATTCACCACAAAAGAGTTGGTAATATAAAACCATGTTGTTGTCCCTATGGAGGGAATAAGCATAATTACATGAATACATAACGtcatgtataatatatgtataaaaatatgtattttctaACATACTGACGTTTTGCAGTAATTATCAATATTATGAAGTATATATTAAAAATctactcagttctgcctttccCTTGCTTTTAGTATTCTgaaagtcaagaccgagtccaggacagactaaaggtcttatgcataaCAGTACCAAGACAATCAttctgggtttcactttccctccaatattattatcaacataataaagacacctggactcggtgaTGAttctgtatgcacacacacacacacacacacacacacacacacacacacacacacacacacacacacacacacacacacagctttagcTGATATACTATAGCAAAGCTGATTGGTTAGTGATCACATACATACAGGACCGGATGCTTCAGTCAAAGAAACGTCTGTCGTAAAagaagtgcatttaaaaaacatgcagctgcaaactcagtcacacacacacacacacacacacagacacacacacacagtctaaaACACTGTGATACAGCACCAGTAGTGGATGTGGCTCAGCTGGAGGTTCCCGTGAGTGAGGGACTCGATGCAGTCTTCATGACCCCGGCAGCTTGAATCTGTAATCCGGCTGAATTATTCACGGCGTGTTGGCCTCCCGAGTGACGCCGAGTGCTCAGATGTGATGTACAGGGACCGGGTCCGTGTCTCTGTGACACATAACCagagacagggggggggggggggggggggggggggggggggtggatgcAAGGGAAGGTATACTGACCggggttaaccctcatgttgtcctcaggtcaaactgatccgttgtcctatatcaacgTTCTTTtaataaccctcatgttgtcctcatgttgttaagaaaagggaaacaaaaaggaaagaaaggtaAAAAGGGATTGCAGTGTTGCAGGGCCGCGGTAGAGATGCACGGCCAAAAGACGACGAGGAGGAataatcaacacttttatcGACTTTCTCTTTTATAACTCCCCCCCCCCNNNNNNNNNNNNNNNNNNNNNNNNNNNNNNNNNNNNNNNNNNNNNNNNNNNNNNNNNNNNNNNNNNNNNNNNNNNNNNNNNNNNNNNNNNNNNNNNNNNNNNNNNNNNNNNNNNNNNNNNNNNNNNNNNNNNNNNNNNNNNNNNNNNNNNNNNNNNNNNNNNNNNNNNNNNNNNNNNNNNNNNNNNNNNNNNNNNNNNNNNNNNccccccccccccccccccccaaataagTCGGGCATGGGAAGCTATGGTTTTTATATTGAACTCCAAATTCCCGTGTTATAGCTAGATCGTTTTCCTccgtgctaacgttagcaacaaCCTAGGACACACCGCACTTGTTTTCCAAATGAACTGCACAACATAGACGGTGATTTTTATATTGATGTACTTGTCATGTGCACATATTGTATATTGGcaatctttaaaatgttgtcatcATATTTCGGGGTGCTGCAGCTCTCGCCCAGGGTAAGGGTTAATAACTGATACACGTACAAATCATAAAGTTGAACCTGTCTTTGCGGCGTTTTATTGGCATGAGTATCCGTCCTGCTCCAGCTGCAGGGACGTCGGGGGATTCATGGAGCATCGCGGAGCATCGTGactgacacagacaaaccaagTCGGGCTTAATATGTCtcataaaaaacatattaaaaatcCAATACCATAATACCTCGCAGCCATCAAACTGTCATCAGAGATATACGGAAATGAGTCTAATGTTCGgctcttttaaaatgtctccGGCGCAGGATTGCGTGCTTCTGACACCCGGGTTGACTTTATGATGTCTGGATCCTTTGTGAGGGGAGGTTTTTAAATCCTACGCATGGGGAATTCAATCATTCTAGTTGTACAATAACCCCGGCCCCTTTGCACACAGAACATCAGGGGATGATAAGAGCTGTCCTAATTAGACTAAATTATACCACTGGAGGGCTTCAACAATTACAATCAAAGTCTTCACTGCAGGAACAAAACAACACGCTCTGCTCTTTGACTCTTTGATGGTTTTTAGTTCACAGGTGTTAAACGGCGACTGGTATTTTTCAAGCTGGACCATGTGTTCCCATTttttgtctaagtgactgactggagcaatatgtttaaaatggaGTCCAGTTTTGAGCGAGACCCCTGCAGCCGACAGCCTCAGGCTGCAATGCAACCACTCGGGGCATCTGAACGTCCGTTAGTGTTGATTTCGTCAGACGAGAAGTGACAAAATGTGTTCGTCAACGACCTTTTCACCACGACGAAGACGAGACGATGAGACTGCACCGACATCCAAAAACGCTGACTAAGACTATGTTagcatgtgttgttgttgacgaAACAAGActaaattgttttgtattaattaaaaactaagaTGAAATCTCAATTATCAATTTTTTCAGCTGCAGCTCCTCTAGAGATGAGGCATGTCCCCTTTTTTTGTCtagccctggctcttatctaacatgtgtctgggtaacaaggtgctgtagagaccaGGAGcgtctccaccagactccatgttaataatcactacttttagcatgtatagagcagcatatctccaccagactccatgtaaaNNNNNNNNNNNNNNNNNNNNNNNNNNNNNNNNNNNNNNNNNNNNNNNNNNNNNNNNNNNNNNNNNNNNNNNNNNNNNNNNNNNNNNNNNNNNNNNNNNNNGAGGACTAGTGTCTGTGTGAGGTGGAGGACTAGTTTCTGTGTGAGATGGAGGACTAGTTTCTGTGTGAGACGGAGGACTAGTGTCTGTGTGAGGTGGAGGACTAGTTTCTGTGTGAGGCGGAGGACTAGTGTCTGTGTGAGGTGGAGGACTAGTGTCTGTGTGAGGTGGAGGACTAGTGTCTGTGTGAGGTGGAGGACTAGTGTCTGTGTGAGGTGGAGGACTAGTGTCTGTGTGAGGCGGAGGACTAGTGTCTGTGTGAGGCGGAGGACTAGTGTCTGTGTGAGGTGGAGGACTAGTGTCTGTGTGAGGTGGAGGACTAGTGTCTGTGTGAGGTGGAGGACTAGTTTCTGTGTGAGGTGGAGGACTAGTGTCTGTGTGAGGTGGAGGACTAGTGTCTGTGTGAGGCGGAGGACTAGTTTCTGTGTGAGGCGTAGGGAAGCGATTCATCCCACACCGGGGGAATGATTGCCGCTGCAGGGCTCGGCGTCCCAGGAAGACAGATTACAGGTGTTAATGTCTCCGCCTGCATATGACGAGGGAACGAATCAACTCAACTTTCACGGAAATTATCAACATCACTGCAACTCTAAATATCAAGTTCAATTCATCTCAACGTTTCAGTCTGTGGTtcattaaccctctgaggtctgaGGGCTTTATACCTTTTTATGGTGTTTGCATataagtgcccccccccccccgtgggTTTCACATTAACACGTCCAGAACAGACTCAGCCCACGTCGTTTCTATAGCGACGTGTTAGGAGATACTTTGGCGCTAAAGCTGAAAGGTGTTTTGGGTTGTAGGACTTGTTTTTCAGCTTGAAGTGAGTTTCCCAAagtctttaaccctcgtgttgtcctcgagtcaaatttaacccattttcagttttttcatcacaaaaaaatgagcaAATCTTCACACTTTAAAAGCTCACACCAAAAGATGTCtgacacatttttactttgaaaaaaataagcaacTATTGATGAGTCTTGTTGTAAATAGTGTCTGTCAGCTGGAGCCGATGTGTGAGAAAAAATCACCTAAAAAGCGTCCAAACGTGGAACGAAccacatgaaatataaaaaaacaataaataaatatatgatattgaaatgtttctgtctttcaaAGCTGAATCCGTCTTGTGTTCTGTACTCGTGCCGCTGACAGACACGTTTCCTCCCCGGAGAGAAGCCCGCATGAAGCGCACAGGCGGACACGGCGTGCGTAAAAAAGCGCGTCCTCGTTTCTCCGGTGACATCCGCGTCAGTTCGTCCACATCTCCGTGTGCGAGCACAATCTGAGACCACAACCCGGGATGTAAACCGGAGCCCTCCACGCGGATGTATCCGCTTCTAAAATCCACAATCTtgccatctcttttttttttttgtcatccatTTTATCCGGAGAACAACCGGATTGTATTTTTTCGCCCTGTTCGTTAAAGCCGGTTCCCTTCTTCTAACCCGGTGCGCGTGCAGATCAGCTCCCTGCCCCGGTGTAACGGGCACACAGCGGAGCATCCCCGGACACTTTTACTGGAAATCTCTGCGTGTTGGTGCAAGAAAATCAACTTTAAAAGTTCTGTGCGTGGGAGGACGCCCTGCCGCAGCTGGAGTGGAGATCTTCATATGAAGTAAGTCTACATTTGACACGATGTTCCATTTCTTTTGAGGCTTTCAGCTTGAGATTGTTCTCATGTCGCCGTTGGCATTAAAGAttctggggggggggataaagTAATGTGATTACTGTCATCTATGATTTCCCTGTCCACCAGCCACATATTTACTGTGGCAACATCTGGATTTCTGCCGGTGAGAGGAATCGTTATAATGATCAGAAACATAGAAATCTGAATGGTACAGTTTTGGATAATAGAATATATGGATTTATTATCAAGGGAGCAGCTTATACCCTCCAACAAAGGGATCCTGGAAAAACTGGCACATATAGAGACACATATagctgaggaagagaaagagctGCAGGAATGGAAATATAGAATATCTGATTAGATTTAGGATGAAAGATAAATGAACACTGGACGTTTTTAAAATATCAGGAAAATGTTGCAAAGgaggcaaaaaaacatgatgattttcatgtgtttttcttggTTTGAAGGAGTCagatttgacacattttgaaatgtagcaGTACTCAGCCAGTGCGtatatgtgttgtgtgtcctAAATGCTTtctttatatgtgtatatgtaaacttaataacatttacagtaaatgttgacAGTAAAATGAGTCTCTCTCTTGCAGATTGATGGCTTCCCCTTGACTTACAACCAGCGGCCCCTCAGTCTCTCTAACTGGGGAACACTGTTTCTCAATGGTCCACCACAGAAACACCCTTTTGTCGTCTCTAACTCTGTAAGTTTCCGGGTCACCAAACCATGGCAGCAGCTGTGAACGCCCCCTGCCTGTCGGACCTCATCGGACTCCCCAACCGGAACATCAGCCTCCTCTCCGGCACCCAACCCTGCAACCGGAGCACCGCCAGGACGGCGCCTTACACGCCACAAGCCACCGCAGCTTTCGCCATAGCCATAACCTCCATGATGATCCTCACCATCGTCGGGAACATCCTGGTCATCATCGCCGTCCTGACGTCACAATCCCTTAAGGGGGCTCAGAACCTGTTCCTGGTGTCGCTGGCTGCAGCAGATATTTTAGTTGCCACGCTTATTATCCCGTTCTCATTGGCTAACGAGCTGCAGGGCTACTGGGCGTTCAGCTCCATTTGGTGTGAGATCTACCTGGCGCTGGATGTTCTCTTCTGCACCTCCTCCATCGTGCACCTGTGCGCCATAGCGCTGGATCGCTACCTGTCCATCTCCCGGCCCGTGTCCTACGGCACCAAACGCACCCCAATACGAATCAAGACGGCCATCATCGTAGTCTGGCTGATCTCTGCGGTCATCTCTTTCCCTCCCCTTCTCACCCTGGACAAGAGCGAAGGAGGCGAAGAGGTGTGCGAGCTCAACAACGAGCGCTGGTATATTCTCTACTCCACCATCGGCTCTTTCTTCGTCCCCTGTGTCATAATGATCCTGGTGTATGTGAGGATTTATCAGATCGCGAAGCAGCACACACGCCACCCGCCTGGACAGAAGAATACCGTGACAGCAGGATGGAATGCAAGCCCGGGAACCAATGAGCCTCCAGCCAAGATATCTGAGCAGTCACAACAGAATGGGGACCAAGGAGGTGTGACAGCTGGCCAACAAGAAAAAGGCCTGGCCAAAACGCCTGGCTCTGGATCAACTTCCTCATTGCAAAACCCGCCTGAGAAAACCGCAAGCCAGGACAATCAGCACCCTGCTGATTCGACTAACGCTCCAGTCCAAAAATCCACCTCCTCCCCTGTAATCTCTCAACATGGCAGCCAAATCCTCTCAGCTGTTCCCCTAACTGGTACCATCACCCACAGAGAGTCCCAGATGCATGCAAACGAAGGAGGGGAAGCACCCCCCGAGAACTCGTCGAGCTCTGGCTCAGAAATGTGCGAGGACGGTGTTAATGGCAAAGAAGAGACAAACAAGGTTGACAGGAAAACTTTGGAATCGCCCCAAAGGAAAGGGTTTAAGGTTCAGATGCTGAACCTGGCATGcagatacaaaaacacaatggcCACCTCCTCCGGCTCAACCAAACTGGCACCGGAGGAAACGCCGAAGTTTCAGGGGACGCCCACATCCCGCCGCAAAGCCATGGTGAACAGGGAGAAGAGGTTCACCTTCGTCCTGGCTGTGGTGATGGGGGGCTTTGTGATCTGCTGGTtccccttctttttctcctacTCTCTGCAGGCGGTATGCCCCGAGATGTGCAGCATCCCCAACCCTTTGTTTAAATTCTTCTTTTGGATCGGCTACTGCAACTCCTGCCTCAACCCGGTCATTTACACCATCTTCAATCACGATTTCAGGAAGGCCTTTAAGAAGATCCTCTACAGCGCCACAAAGGGCACGTTCTTCTAGACAGGGAAGGATTGTGTTCTGCTGCCAGAGGACAGAAAGACGTTTTATCACAACAGAAAAAATGAGTTGTTTCTTTCTGTATCTGAAATGGGATTGACCTTTCTTCAGCACAGACATGAACACTTGCACATTGAGGAGGAAATTGCATCCGCGCTGTCCTCCGAGTGTTTGCCTGAACGCTGTTATTTAAGTCAGAGCAGGGTCGACAAAGGGAGGTTTCCGAATGCCGTGGTCAAGTGGCCTGATCATTTatctttaatgttatttaagAATACGGCGTAATTGAATATTCAATGACTCTTGAAGAGGAATGATTCGATTACGTTTTGAAACGTAAGTCAAGAGGAAACAGGGTCTGTGTTCAGTAATTTAAATCTCaaatgatgtgttttgtttaggtctgtgtgtgtgtgtgtgtgtgtgtgtttatgtgtgtgtctgtgtgtgtgtgtgtgtgtgtgtgtgtgtgagagagtagaGGAGCGTTGCCTAAGGGTCTAACTGGAAGAGAACAAATTTCACTAAGTGTCCTTTATCGGAGATAAAATGGCCACTTAAGGAACACAAGATCAGGGGAAATGTGAGCGTCCTCCCTCGGTGCcccgccccctcccccccctccacatGTGTAGCTGGAACATCTGGGGCGTGCACATCAGGATGAATCGAACCTTCATTCCCACGTCTCCGTGAACCGCTGCGTACACCTCTctctgggaaaaaaacagagcaagaGAATCGGCAGAGGCTGAAAGATGAAAGATGGAAACTCTACATGTTAATGGGCTCCGAGCTGAgctgttccccccccccccccacacacacacacacactcttcttttcatctttttccccTTTAATGTTTATTAACACAACACGAGAGTCGGTGCATTTACTCAAGATCTGTACTGTACTTAAGATTCTAGTTACTTTTGCTTGGATGTTTCCGTTCCATGCGTCCTTGTCCTTCTCCCCTGCTTCTCACACACAGATGTAGGTTTTTCCTCCACTACGCTGGTCTGACAGCTTCAGTTAGATTCCAGATGCCTGTGTTTCTCCCCCTTCCTGTCCACTGAAAACCACGGATCTCCAGATGGGTCGATGTTGAATAAGCCACTATCCCCAAAAAATCccctttaaaacatgtttagaaCAGATATATCacactttaaaggtcccatggcatgagaATTTCCCTCtatgagtttaaaaaaaaaaagaaataaaattgaatatgagGTCCCCCAGCCTGCNNNNNNNNNNNNNNNNNNNNNNNNNNNNNNNNNNNNNNNNNNNNNNNNNNNNNNNNNNNNNNNNNNNNNNNNNNNNNNNNNNNNNNNNNNNNNNNNNNNNtctgtccactttgaatgaagtgtgttttacgatgataaaagtagtgattatttacatggagtctggtgggtttggtgaagGTGATTATGGGGCTATTTCCTGTTAAacggatcttactctttaacctGATGAATGAAAATGAGTGAGAAAAATGCACTCTAAGTGGACGCTAACTGATAGTCATTGTtgcattgcagcttgttttgttgcttaatACTGAAGCAGTTAATACAATCTCGTCAATAAGACCCCAAAACATGGAAAATAGAGTCTATGTTGAAAAATACCTACGTTAACCCTCTAAACAGCTGAATTAATTAGTTAACTATCTCCtttaaaattataaatgttcatttttaagatgtGTCGCATTCTTTTTGGTGAATTATTTGGTGTGTATGTGACGATCCGGTAGTGACAGAGGGTCTAATGTCCCTATTCCTTCCATATCCATGTCAGTACATTGTGTCTTATATTCTGGTCAAAATGTCACTGAAACAGACTAAGGTAATGTTCCTGAAACAGTCTGAAAGAAAGCAGCTATGCTAAGTTGTCTGATTCCATTATTCGTTGCTCTGTAAGTGCTCGCAGTCGATTCCACTGAAACAACAAGCACCAGCGTTCATATTGTCTCCCATGTCCTTTATTCAAACCCTTAATATCAACgcaaaatgaaaagcatttaCTGGGACGCAGCGAACACAGGAGCGGAGGTAGAAGACACAATAAATACAGGCAAGCCTGAAGCTTAAAGTCCAGCTGAAATcacaaaatgttccttttttaaagttgttgatAAGTTAAAagtgttaacccttgtgttgtccccgtttctaagtgttttgtatcagaaatatggatttctttcaaccaaattgcccaaaaataacatgggtgATTCCATGTAACTTTCTTCTGGTAAATTAATAATAACTGTCATTTAAttctttgggtgttttatttaatcttacagcattttaattcttttttttaatggtttcaaaccagtatccggactaaactttgacatctacccatctgggATCCTCtcaattcataatttctgccattttaactaaaaacgtatgtataatttgacataaatgaggtttgttgaccatgaattccaagaataaatgtaaaacctgttattaaaccagctcaggcttttacaaaaaatgtgccaaaaactggaaaaagtgaggaataaaatcagaaaaagcaggaaaaaaaaacatcggaaaagcacaaataaatgttaattttcaattttgacctggaaagATGAGTTCATgtttaacgggaagacaacacgggGGCTAACAGGAAGTGATGAGGCACTGAGGTCATACACAGTGcgtacatttgtgtttgtgtgacgtGCAACGCATGAAATGACAACGGTGTGTAAATGCGAGTTGGggcgcgatcacggaaggcttgtatcacgtggacgcgcccacagttttgttgtcataactTATAATTCCTAaagggggcgacagaaactacactcTGCAGCTTTAAAACAGGCATGAATATTACGATATTAGCGATCATATTTTCGGGGGATGGGATGTTTACGTGcagtccctccagaaaaacGTGATTAAACGGTCgcataattcaatgcataatcagccaaagtctgcatatttatACGGGTTGGGGGGGGGcgcattttttcaaattttgccCCATAAATTGCAGATTTCTTTGCAAAACAATGCAtggcttgcatgatttcataatcctaaaaagtcacaaatatctcaGTAGAAAGATGAAAATTGTTGCGTTCACGTCACACAAACCCAGCCATTTTCCCCTcgttgccatgggaacgttatgaagtgacgtaatTACGCGACAAGACAAACgcagtctctttttcatcaaaccgcaGGTTTTGCGAGTTCCTGCAATTTCATCACGTTTGTATTTAAACGGAGGACAGAGCGCTGCTGGGACGGCTCTACGACGCTCTGAGTCTCGGTCGCTTCGATCGGCGgggcgccccctgctggaatttaAGGGTTAGTAGCAGCTCTGATTAGACTCCAatcagagctgctagcatggctgcagactCCACGGAGCGTCTTTGtagcagaaaacacaacaacatgcaATTTAATTTCAGCTGGACTTTAAAACAATAAGCAAGAATATGTTCGATGTTCTAGCTGATATACTATAGCAAAGCTGATTGGTTAGTGATCACATACATACAGCGCCGGGCGCTTCAGTCAAGCAAACATCTGTCGTAAAagaagtgcatttaaaaaacatgcagctgcaaactcagtcacacacacacacacacacacacacacacacacacacacacacacacacagagtccagAGTGAGGAGGAGCATCTTCATCAGGGATTCTGGTCATCGTGGGGGTCGGGGCAGAAGTCAGGTGCAGAAGGTTTTGCTTCGGCAGGGAGACCGCTGATGAGGATCTGAAGCTCGCTGTCCAACGTGTTCATTAAATAttgcaaataaatcaatacaacACCTAAacccagtggtggaagaagtattcagacctTACAGTACAGTAAGAGTACTTATACCTTCACCTACGtgaaaagtcctgcattcaaaaccttCCTGAAGTTAAAgtatctttttatctt is a window from the Etheostoma cragini isolate CJK2018 chromosome 16, CSU_Ecrag_1.0, whole genome shotgun sequence genome containing:
- the LOC117958979 gene encoding alpha-2A adrenergic receptor-like, coding for MAAAVNAPCLSDLIGLPNRNISLLSGTQPCNRSTARTAPYTPQATAAFAIAITSMMILTIVGNILVIIAVLTSQSLKGAQNLFLVSLAAADILVATLIIPFSLANELQGYWAFSSIWCEIYLALDVLFCTSSIVHLCAIALDRYLSISRPVSYGTKRTPIRIKTAIIVVWLISAVISFPPLLTLDKSEGGEEVCELNNERWYILYSTIGSFFVPCVIMILVYVRIYQIAKQHTRHPPGQKNTVTAGWNASPGTNEPPAKISEQSQQNGDQGGVTAGQQEKGLAKTPGSGSTSSLQNPPEKTASQDNQHPADSTNAPVQKSTSSPVISQHGSQILSAVPLTGTITHRESQMHANEGGEAPPENSSSSGSEMCEDGVNGKEETNKVDRKTLESPQRKGFKVQMLNLACRYKNTMATSSGSTKLAPEETPKFQGTPTSRRKAMVNREKRFTFVLAVVMGGFVICWFPFFFSYSLQAVCPEMCSIPNPLFKFFFWIGYCNSCLNPVIYTIFNHDFRKAFKKILYSATKGTFF